From Rubrivirga sp. SAORIC476, a single genomic window includes:
- a CDS encoding HPr kinase/phosphorylase, whose translation MTSSFYGAGSAAAQEDQTQTYEAFGFRLRSSLDLTGLRPVSSAGDPDVVIERGAVVAPGALAPGGFSGWPGRDGDVIAWKRGTRLRIQADAITVDTSEEAFARQCVSGPGLGILAHRRGLLTLHGSAVEVDGRAVVLLGPKRAGKSTAAAALVARGHRLLTDDLVVLDLDEEGACVRPGPTQVKLWPASSEVLGLSDAVEPIVDGFAKGVWHGAPPAEAKAPVALVCSLGWGDAIEVTPLTASAAFSAVFAHVYAPRFLRAAVSGSLVAPVARLVASVRVADLSRPADLGRVEETVAALEAAVGG comes from the coding sequence GTGACCTCGTCCTTCTACGGAGCCGGCTCGGCCGCTGCGCAGGAGGACCAGACCCAGACCTACGAGGCCTTCGGGTTTCGCCTTCGGTCGTCGCTGGACCTGACGGGTCTCCGCCCGGTCTCGAGTGCCGGCGACCCGGATGTCGTGATCGAGCGGGGGGCCGTCGTGGCGCCCGGCGCCCTCGCGCCGGGCGGGTTTTCCGGCTGGCCCGGCCGCGACGGGGACGTCATCGCCTGGAAGCGAGGCACGCGCCTCCGGATCCAGGCCGACGCGATCACGGTGGACACCTCGGAAGAGGCGTTCGCTCGCCAGTGCGTCTCCGGTCCGGGTCTGGGCATTCTCGCGCATCGTCGTGGGCTCCTGACGCTCCACGGGAGCGCGGTCGAGGTCGACGGGCGCGCCGTCGTGCTGCTCGGCCCCAAACGGGCGGGCAAGTCGACGGCCGCTGCGGCACTCGTCGCGCGCGGCCACCGGCTCCTGACCGACGACCTGGTGGTGCTCGACCTGGACGAGGAGGGCGCGTGCGTCCGGCCGGGGCCGACGCAAGTCAAGCTGTGGCCCGCCTCCTCGGAGGTGCTCGGACTGTCGGACGCGGTCGAGCCGATCGTCGACGGGTTCGCGAAAGGCGTCTGGCACGGCGCGCCTCCAGCCGAGGCGAAGGCCCCGGTGGCGCTCGTCTGCTCGCTCGGCTGGGGCGACGCCATCGAGGTGACGCCGCTCACCGCGTCGGCGGCGTTCTCGGCCGTCTTCGCCCATGTCTACGCGCCCCGCTTCCTCCGGGCGGCCGTCAGCGGTTCGCTGGTGGCGCCGGTGGCACGGCTCGTGGCGTCGGTCCGGGTGGCGGACCTGTCGCGTCCCGCCGACCTGGGCCGGGTAGAGGAGACGGTCGCCGCTCTGGAGGCCGCGGTCGGAGGGTGA
- a CDS encoding Lrp/AsnC family transcriptional regulator, with the protein MDALDHRLLREVQQDARLTYAELGRRVGLSPPAVSERLARLEADGVITGYHAAVDPARLGRPVQAVLHLQVDRARYGRSLERILELDEVLVCHRTTGSSSLLMIVAVASMEALEALIDRLLPLGEPVTQMILSTPVPRRAVAPPEENR; encoded by the coding sequence ATGGACGCCCTCGACCACCGCCTGCTCCGCGAGGTCCAGCAGGACGCGCGCCTGACGTACGCCGAGTTGGGCCGCCGCGTGGGCCTGTCGCCGCCCGCCGTCTCCGAGCGCCTCGCGCGACTGGAAGCCGACGGCGTCATCACGGGCTACCACGCCGCCGTCGACCCCGCCCGCCTCGGCCGTCCCGTGCAGGCGGTGCTGCACCTCCAGGTGGACCGCGCGCGCTACGGCCGCAGCCTGGAGCGGATCCTGGAGCTGGACGAGGTCCTGGTCTGCCACCGGACGACGGGCAGTTCGTCGCTGCTGATGATCGTGGCGGTCGCGTCGATGGAGGCTCTGGAGGCGCTCATCGACCGGCTGCTTCCGCTGGGGGAGCCGGTCACCCAGATGATCCTCTCGACGCCGGTCCCGAGGCGGGCCGTGGCGCCTCCGGAGGAGAATCGCTAG
- the hutH gene encoding histidine ammonia-lyase: MTVDALPALRLATLDADLGASLAALRADLADPDGRVARSRALVDAALADGHAHYGLNTGFGALKSERIGPADVEQLQVNLLRSHACGVGEPTDRAITRRMVALKAHALGLGVSGASSAVVRGLLDLLDADVIPVVPSQGSLGASGDLAPLSHLALVLIGEGSVWGAHGPVPAADALAEAGLAPIALGAKDGLALINGTQFMLAHAVEVVQRAARLATTADLIAAMTLEARLGSARPFDARVAAIRQHPGHAQSAEVVRRLLEGSEIGPSHAGCDRVQDPYSVRCVPQVHGASRDALAYAAATVERELNAVTDNPLVFDADGLPDIVSAGNFHGQPLALALDTVSIAVAEWASISERRTYLLVDGGDGLPPFLVERSGLQSGFMIPQYQAAALVSENKTLAHPASVDSIPSSRGQEDHVSMGAWGARKALRVVENAERVLAVEALCAAQALDFRRPLRSGHGVEAAHRAIRAVVPFRTDDTVFEPDLAAAADLVRLGTLVEAAEAEVGALQ, encoded by the coding sequence ATGACCGTCGACGCCCTCCCCGCCCTCCGCCTCGCCACGCTCGACGCCGACCTCGGCGCGTCGCTGGCCGCCCTCCGCGCCGACCTCGCCGATCCCGACGGCCGCGTCGCCCGCAGCCGCGCCCTCGTCGACGCCGCCCTCGCCGACGGGCACGCCCACTACGGCCTCAACACCGGCTTCGGCGCGCTCAAGTCCGAGCGCATCGGCCCGGCCGACGTGGAGCAGTTGCAGGTCAACCTGTTGCGGTCGCATGCCTGCGGGGTCGGCGAGCCGACCGACCGCGCGATCACCCGGCGGATGGTGGCGCTCAAGGCCCACGCCCTCGGGCTGGGGGTTTCGGGCGCGTCGTCCGCCGTCGTCCGCGGCCTGCTGGACCTGCTCGACGCCGACGTGATCCCGGTCGTCCCGTCGCAGGGCAGCCTCGGCGCCTCGGGTGACCTCGCGCCGCTGTCGCACCTCGCCCTCGTCCTGATCGGGGAGGGGAGCGTCTGGGGCGCGCACGGACCCGTCCCGGCGGCCGACGCGCTCGCCGAGGCGGGGCTGGCACCCATCGCGCTCGGCGCCAAGGACGGCCTCGCTCTCATCAACGGGACCCAGTTCATGCTGGCCCACGCCGTCGAGGTGGTGCAGCGCGCCGCCCGCCTGGCGACGACGGCCGACCTCATCGCCGCGATGACGCTGGAGGCCCGCCTCGGCTCGGCCCGTCCGTTCGACGCCCGCGTCGCCGCGATCCGCCAGCACCCCGGCCACGCACAGAGCGCCGAGGTCGTCCGCCGCCTGCTGGAGGGCTCGGAGATCGGGCCGAGCCACGCCGGGTGCGACCGCGTGCAGGACCCGTACTCGGTCCGCTGCGTGCCCCAGGTCCACGGCGCCAGCCGCGACGCGCTCGCCTACGCCGCCGCGACCGTCGAGCGCGAGTTAAACGCCGTCACCGACAACCCGCTCGTCTTCGACGCCGACGGCCTGCCGGACATCGTCTCGGCCGGCAACTTCCACGGGCAGCCGCTGGCGCTCGCCCTCGACACCGTGTCCATCGCCGTCGCCGAGTGGGCCTCGATCTCCGAGCGCCGCACCTACCTGCTGGTCGACGGCGGCGACGGCCTGCCGCCGTTCCTGGTCGAGCGCTCGGGCCTCCAGTCCGGCTTCATGATCCCGCAGTACCAAGCCGCGGCGCTCGTGAGCGAGAACAAGACCCTGGCCCACCCCGCCTCGGTCGACTCGATCCCGTCCTCGCGCGGGCAGGAGGACCATGTCTCGATGGGCGCGTGGGGCGCGCGGAAGGCGCTCCGCGTCGTCGAGAACGCCGAGCGCGTGCTGGCGGTCGAGGCGCTGTGCGCCGCCCAGGCGCTCGACTTCCGGCGTCCGCTGCGGTCCGGGCACGGCGTCGAGGCGGCCCACCGTGCGATCCGCGCCGTCGTCCCGTTTCGCACCGACGACACGGTCTTCGAGCCCGACCTCGCCGCCGCCGCCGACCTCGTTCGTCTCGGCACGCTGGTGGAGGCCGCCGAGGCCGAAGTGGGCGCGTTGCAGTAA
- a CDS encoding NYN domain-containing protein, translating into MRKTALFVDFDNVYLGLRRIDPHAAERFATDPGRWLRWFEAGDDAPGERERRVLVRRCYLNPKSFYSYRPDFVRAAFKVVDCPPLTGQGKTSTDVYLVMDVLDVLAELPHIDEYVVLSADADFTPVLLRLRAHDKQTGVLAVGPAASAYTAAADVVITEETFIEDALGLDADRAAAPVRGDAPDGVLDRIANRLYREASAAGELAAVDVPRVLKEFEEFRAGSNWLGYYGLEPLVRAVVARRADLAVTGGETWAVVVDETAPTDRAASDDALADQIKGQIRTAVTTADGPVVMATMAHAVIRELGAVVTESKWAGYGSFRAIVAEVPEVGVVTGPGHPGFLFDPARHEAPVLESPPDRLDEVSPELRDFIQRIHGVTQAPTLTPDEYRAVFYAIAEAVYDTPYHLSDTSRRARDLVLEQGRSVPRTAIGFVLKGLDYRRFPFGDQPSAHDVAVAYRDNVEFLAGNAHMELDERQRTFLDDWLLGPGAAPSSISGEAADMDDEPIGDADDGSMTPDEADEADGEERSEGVRRRRQTRPPEDL; encoded by the coding sequence ATGCGAAAGACCGCCCTGTTCGTCGACTTCGACAACGTCTACCTCGGCCTCCGGCGGATCGACCCCCACGCGGCCGAGCGGTTCGCGACCGACCCCGGCCGCTGGCTCCGCTGGTTCGAGGCGGGCGACGACGCGCCGGGCGAGCGCGAGCGCCGCGTGCTCGTGCGGCGCTGCTACCTCAACCCGAAGTCGTTCTACAGCTACCGGCCGGACTTCGTGCGGGCGGCCTTCAAGGTGGTCGACTGCCCCCCGCTAACGGGCCAGGGCAAGACCAGCACCGACGTGTACCTCGTCATGGACGTGCTGGACGTGCTCGCGGAGCTCCCTCACATCGACGAGTACGTCGTCCTCTCGGCCGACGCCGACTTCACGCCGGTGCTCCTGCGCCTCCGCGCCCACGACAAGCAGACCGGCGTGCTAGCCGTCGGCCCGGCAGCCTCGGCGTACACCGCCGCCGCCGACGTGGTGATCACTGAGGAGACGTTCATCGAGGACGCTCTCGGCCTCGACGCCGACCGTGCGGCCGCGCCCGTCCGCGGCGACGCGCCCGACGGCGTGCTGGACCGCATCGCGAACCGGCTCTACCGCGAGGCCAGCGCTGCGGGCGAGCTGGCGGCTGTCGACGTGCCGCGCGTGCTCAAGGAGTTCGAGGAGTTCCGCGCGGGCAGCAACTGGCTCGGCTACTACGGCCTGGAGCCGCTCGTCCGCGCCGTCGTCGCGCGGCGGGCGGACCTGGCCGTCACCGGCGGCGAGACGTGGGCCGTCGTCGTGGACGAGACCGCGCCGACGGACCGCGCCGCGTCCGACGACGCCCTCGCCGACCAGATCAAGGGGCAGATCCGCACGGCCGTCACCACGGCCGACGGGCCGGTCGTGATGGCGACGATGGCGCACGCCGTGATCCGCGAGCTGGGGGCCGTCGTTACAGAGTCCAAGTGGGCGGGCTACGGATCGTTCCGGGCGATCGTCGCCGAGGTCCCCGAGGTGGGCGTGGTGACGGGGCCCGGCCACCCCGGCTTCCTGTTCGACCCTGCCCGCCACGAGGCGCCCGTCCTCGAAAGCCCGCCGGACCGCCTCGACGAGGTCTCGCCCGAGCTCCGCGACTTCATCCAGCGGATCCACGGCGTCACGCAGGCGCCCACGCTCACGCCCGACGAGTACCGCGCGGTGTTCTACGCCATCGCCGAGGCCGTCTACGACACGCCGTACCACCTCAGCGACACGTCGCGCCGGGCGCGCGACCTCGTCCTGGAGCAGGGCCGGTCGGTGCCGCGAACCGCCATCGGGTTCGTGCTCAAGGGCCTCGACTACCGCCGCTTCCCGTTCGGCGACCAGCCGTCGGCCCACGACGTGGCGGTTGCGTACCGCGACAACGTCGAGTTTCTGGCCGGGAACGCCCACATGGAGCTCGACGAGCGCCAGCGCACCTTCCTCGACGACTGGCTCCTCGGACCGGGCGCGGCGCCATCGTCCATCAGCGGAGAGGCGGCGGACATGGACGACGAGCCCATCGGAGACGCCGACGACGGCAGCATGACCCCCGATGAGGCCGACGAGGCAGATGGAGAGGAGCGCTCGGAAGGCGTCCGCCGACGTCGCCAGACGCGTCCGCCGGAGGACCTCTGA
- a CDS encoding asparagine synthetase B produces the protein MTGFLALVGTDGVRDPGETAWASGHVRLFAEATARPNGPRVATRGPLALAGDLRLDNRDDLRRALRAPEADDPDLVLRAYERWGDAAVDHLIGPFSFLLWDEAAGRALAARDGVGLRPLFRARVGGGWAFGSSLPTLQALVPFQVDAEGAADYLAGDTTHPTRTLVAGVERVPGGYLSTFRLGDAPQDRRFWTFDRPERLPDDDRVVEEAFREAFDQAVLARLGGNVGAFLSGGLDSSSIVTTVRALRPDRPLDTFSLLFESGSAHERPYIDAVAESAGVRSHRVDGASALLLPHLDADLAAFGQPPMAPNLFLTRHLYHQVHEAGLDAVLDGFGGDNIVGHGLDWLTELALGFRWITFARTTADFVRRARHPGRRLRRLVRTYAVEPLVGSFPRATPTVQFGRHARPDDEPVRRPRTAREAHMAELASGSLGRLFEEAFATATAVGVEPRFPFLDRRVVEVCLAVPPSQHLRDGLTRSYLRRSMAARLPPAILQRSSKARFGDNFVDSVFARDTDFVEHAIFEDAPGSADILDVKALQATYREAMRTPHLREPIAPSFLRAVCLARWAAQARSGSQPSA, from the coding sequence ATGACGGGCTTTCTGGCGCTGGTCGGAACGGATGGAGTTCGGGACCCGGGTGAGACCGCGTGGGCGTCCGGCCACGTCCGGCTGTTCGCCGAGGCGACCGCACGCCCGAACGGGCCTCGCGTCGCGACACGCGGGCCGCTCGCGCTCGCGGGAGACCTCCGCCTCGACAACCGGGACGACCTGCGCCGTGCGCTGCGCGCCCCCGAGGCCGACGACCCAGACCTCGTCCTCCGGGCCTACGAGCGCTGGGGAGACGCGGCCGTCGACCACCTGATCGGGCCCTTCTCGTTCCTGCTCTGGGACGAGGCCGCCGGGCGGGCGCTGGCCGCTCGCGACGGCGTCGGGCTGCGGCCCCTGTTCCGTGCGCGCGTCGGCGGCGGCTGGGCGTTCGGGTCCAGCCTGCCGACGCTTCAGGCCCTCGTCCCCTTCCAGGTCGACGCGGAGGGGGCGGCGGACTACCTCGCTGGGGACACGACCCATCCGACGCGGACGCTCGTCGCAGGCGTCGAGCGGGTTCCGGGAGGGTACCTGTCCACGTTCCGCCTCGGCGACGCCCCGCAGGACCGCCGGTTCTGGACGTTCGACCGGCCCGAGCGGCTGCCCGACGACGACCGGGTGGTCGAGGAGGCGTTCCGCGAGGCGTTCGACCAGGCCGTCCTCGCCCGCCTCGGCGGGAACGTGGGCGCGTTCCTGAGCGGCGGCCTCGACTCGTCGTCCATCGTGACGACGGTGCGCGCGCTCCGGCCCGACCGGCCGCTGGACACCTTCTCGCTCCTCTTCGAGTCCGGAAGCGCGCACGAGCGCCCGTACATCGACGCCGTGGCCGAATCCGCAGGCGTCCGGTCGCACCGCGTGGACGGGGCGTCGGCGCTGCTGCTGCCGCACCTCGACGCGGACCTCGCGGCCTTCGGCCAGCCCCCCATGGCGCCCAACCTGTTCCTCACGCGTCACCTCTACCACCAGGTGCACGAGGCCGGGCTGGACGCCGTCCTCGACGGATTCGGCGGAGACAACATCGTCGGGCACGGGCTGGACTGGCTGACGGAGCTGGCGCTCGGGTTCCGGTGGATCACCTTTGCGCGGACGACGGCGGACTTCGTCCGGCGCGCCCGGCATCCGGGGCGCCGCCTCCGGCGGCTGGTTCGGACGTACGCTGTCGAGCCGCTCGTCGGCTCGTTCCCGCGAGCAACGCCCACCGTGCAGTTCGGGCGGCATGCACGGCCAGACGACGAGCCCGTGCGGAGGCCACGGACAGCCCGGGAGGCGCACATGGCGGAGTTGGCCAGCGGGTCACTCGGCCGGTTGTTCGAGGAGGCGTTCGCGACGGCCACGGCCGTCGGCGTCGAGCCCCGGTTTCCGTTCCTGGATCGCCGCGTCGTCGAAGTCTGTCTCGCCGTCCCGCCGTCCCAGCATCTCCGCGACGGCCTGACGCGGTCCTACCTGCGCCGCTCCATGGCCGCCCGCCTTCCCCCCGCCATCCTTCAGCGATCGTCGAAGGCTCGATTCGGGGACAATTTCGTCGATTCCGTCTTTGCTCGCGACACCGACTTCGTAGAGCATGCGATCTTTGAGGACGCGCCCGGTTCGGCCGATATCCTCGATGTGAAGGCCCTCCAGGCCACCTACCGCGAGGCGATGCGCACCCCTCACCTGCGAGAGCCGATCGCGCCCTCGTTCTTGCGGGCTGTGTGCCTGGCTCGCTGGGCCGCGCAGGCTCGGAGCGGCTCCCAGCCGTCTGCCTGA
- the hutU gene encoding urocanate hydratase, with the protein MTVDVPTIRAPRGTTLTCKGWHQEAALRMLMNNLDPDVAERPEDLVVYGGSGKAARDWPSFHRIVETLQRLEDDETLLIQSGKPVGVFRTHAEAPRVLLANSWLVPRWATWETFRELESAGLTMYGQMTAGSWIYIGTQGILQGTYETFAACARTHFGGDLSGRLVVTAGLGGMGGAQPLAATMNGAAFLGVDVDETRIRRRVETGYCDRISHDLDEALGWVEAAKAAGEALSVGLVGNAAEVLPELVRRGTEVDVVTDQTSAHDLRVGYLPAGYGMADGEAFRTSDPAAYEHAVLDSMEAHVTALLALQRRGTVAFDYGNNLRGQVADRRGRADAFEIPGFVPEYIRPLFCKGSGPFRWAALSGDPADIAATDAALLELFPDNAHLRRWIELAQDKVSFQGLPARICWLEYGERAKAGARFNEMVANGEVSAPLVIGRDHLDTGSVASPNRETEGMLDGSDAIGDWPLLNAMLNTACGASWVSLHHGGGVGIGYSMHSGMVCVADGTEAGGRRLERVLTADPGTGVMRHADAGYDLAIDTAMERGVDLPSLDR; encoded by the coding sequence ATGACCGTCGACGTTCCCACGATTCGCGCGCCCCGCGGCACCACGCTCACCTGCAAGGGCTGGCACCAGGAGGCCGCGCTGCGGATGCTGATGAATAACCTCGACCCGGACGTGGCCGAGCGGCCCGAGGACCTGGTCGTCTACGGCGGCTCCGGCAAGGCGGCCCGCGACTGGCCGTCGTTCCACCGCATCGTCGAGACGTTGCAGCGACTGGAGGACGACGAAACGCTGTTGATCCAGAGCGGCAAGCCCGTCGGCGTCTTCCGGACGCACGCCGAGGCGCCGCGCGTGCTGCTCGCCAACTCGTGGCTCGTGCCCCGGTGGGCGACGTGGGAGACGTTCCGCGAACTGGAGTCCGCCGGGCTGACGATGTACGGCCAGATGACGGCGGGCTCGTGGATCTACATCGGCACGCAGGGCATCCTGCAGGGCACGTACGAGACGTTCGCGGCGTGCGCGCGGACGCACTTCGGCGGCGACCTGAGCGGGCGGCTCGTGGTCACGGCCGGGCTGGGCGGAATGGGCGGCGCGCAGCCGCTCGCGGCGACGATGAACGGCGCGGCCTTCCTGGGCGTCGACGTGGACGAGACGCGCATCCGGCGACGCGTCGAGACGGGCTACTGCGACCGCATCTCCCACGACCTCGACGAGGCGCTGGGCTGGGTCGAGGCGGCGAAGGCGGCGGGCGAAGCGCTGTCGGTCGGGCTCGTCGGCAACGCCGCCGAGGTGCTGCCCGAACTGGTCCGCCGCGGCACCGAGGTGGACGTGGTGACGGACCAGACGAGCGCCCACGACCTGCGCGTCGGCTACCTCCCGGCGGGGTATGGGATGGCGGACGGCGAGGCGTTCCGCACGTCTGACCCGGCGGCGTACGAGCACGCGGTGCTCGACAGCATGGAGGCCCACGTCACCGCGCTGCTGGCGCTCCAGCGGCGCGGCACGGTCGCGTTCGACTACGGCAACAACCTGCGCGGGCAGGTCGCCGACCGACGCGGCCGGGCCGACGCCTTCGAGATCCCGGGCTTCGTGCCCGAGTACATCCGCCCACTCTTCTGCAAGGGCTCCGGCCCGTTCCGCTGGGCCGCACTCTCGGGCGACCCGGCCGACATCGCGGCGACGGACGCGGCGCTGCTGGAACTCTTCCCCGACAACGCCCACCTGCGGCGGTGGATCGAACTGGCGCAGGACAAGGTCTCGTTCCAGGGCCTGCCCGCGCGGATCTGCTGGCTCGAGTACGGCGAGCGGGCCAAGGCGGGCGCGCGGTTCAACGAGATGGTGGCGAACGGCGAGGTGTCGGCCCCGCTCGTGATCGGCCGCGACCACCTCGACACCGGCTCGGTGGCGTCCCCCAACCGCGAGACCGAGGGGATGCTCGACGGGTCGGACGCCATCGGCGACTGGCCCCTCTTGAACGCCATGCTCAACACGGCCTGCGGGGCGTCGTGGGTGAGCCTGCACCACGGCGGCGGCGTCGGCATCGGCTACTCGATGCACTCGGGCATGGTGTGCGTCGCGGACGGGACGGAGGCGGGCGGGCGGCGCCTGGAGCGCGTCCTGACCGCCGACCCCGGCACGGGCGTCATGCGCCACGCGGACGCCGGCTACGACCTCGCCATCGACACGGCGATGGAGCGCGGCGTCGACCTGCCGTCGCTGGACCGATGA
- a CDS encoding phosphoenolpyruvate carboxylase, with product MSDSALAAARSAGLTDVHARRVALVERLVLQVARERYGDAPADLAEGWLDRVRADGPAVFDAVAADIEGHDVDTLKAVLRTLTAYFHLVNKAEQIEIVRINREREMAASAEAPRGESIQEAVADLKANGRTRAEALALIQTLDIQPTLTAHPTEARRRTVLLHQQEAAAALDRLTAPEGTFTPAELDAAEDEALDRLRLLLATDEVRPAAVTVRDEVRHGLYFVATTIWDVVPRIHADLRRALRQSYGEDAPATLPPFLRYRSWIGGDRDGNPNVTAEVTAWTLRAHREDALRLHRRGLNQLRLDLSVSDHQVTFPDALWNSVHADREAAPLPERRWRQNVNEPIRLKVMQMATKLDRLIETLPDGDSGQPQVGASQPRAAGDAPAYDAAAFTADLDLIADSLTEAGLAPLAESGALADARARAATFGFHLAALDLRQHSALHEAAVADLLARAEVEADYAALDEDARMALLTRELANPRPFIRLGGEVGETTDRVLSALRVAKAAIEAEPASIGNYIISMTDAVSDVLEVLLLCKEVGLWRRLADGTVVSPIDVAPLLETIADLEAGPALLTALFQNEVYAAHLAARGGMQEVMLGYSDSNKDGGYWQANWSLHKAQGAIAETCRAHDVDLRFFHGRGGTVGRGGGRAGQAIRAMPPVAQTGRIRFTEQGEVISFRYALPGIARRHLEQIVHAQLGALADAQRRPDTAAAPSDGAHALMERLADRSMVAYRDLIDDELFWPWYAAATPIAHIAGLSIASRPISRKGVGELDFAGLRAIPWVFSWTQPRYTAPGWYGVGTALADAITGDDLALLRELQDEWPFFQAITGNALREMARARMVVGRRYSALAEHAGASAAPFQSVEAEFSKAETALLRVARRDTLLDPTRAIAATIRYRNPATDVLNLVQLDLMRRWRATDAPSDDLRQALLLSVNAIAAAMQSTG from the coding sequence GTGTCCGACTCCGCCCTCGCCGCCGCCCGTTCCGCCGGGCTCACCGACGTCCACGCCCGCCGTGTCGCCCTCGTGGAGCGGCTCGTGCTGCAGGTGGCGCGCGAGCGCTACGGCGACGCTCCAGCGGACCTCGCCGAGGGCTGGCTGGACCGTGTCCGCGCCGACGGACCGGCCGTGTTCGACGCCGTCGCCGCCGACATCGAGGGCCATGACGTGGACACGCTGAAGGCGGTGCTCCGGACGCTGACGGCGTACTTCCACCTCGTCAACAAGGCCGAGCAGATCGAGATCGTGCGCATCAACCGGGAGCGCGAGATGGCGGCCTCCGCCGAGGCGCCGCGCGGCGAGTCCATTCAAGAGGCCGTCGCCGACCTGAAGGCCAACGGGCGGACGCGCGCCGAGGCGCTGGCGCTGATCCAGACGCTCGACATCCAGCCGACGCTCACGGCGCACCCTACCGAGGCCCGCCGCCGGACGGTCCTGCTGCACCAGCAGGAGGCCGCCGCCGCGCTGGACCGCCTGACCGCCCCCGAGGGCACGTTCACGCCCGCCGAGCTGGACGCCGCCGAGGACGAGGCACTCGACCGGCTCCGCTTGCTGCTCGCCACCGACGAGGTCCGCCCCGCCGCCGTGACCGTGCGCGACGAGGTCCGCCACGGGCTCTACTTCGTCGCCACCACCATCTGGGACGTGGTCCCGCGCATCCACGCCGATCTCCGCAGGGCGCTCCGCCAGAGCTACGGCGAGGACGCGCCCGCCACGCTACCGCCCTTCCTCCGCTACCGCTCCTGGATCGGTGGGGACCGCGACGGCAACCCCAACGTGACCGCCGAGGTGACCGCCTGGACGCTCCGCGCGCACCGCGAGGACGCCCTCCGCCTGCACCGCCGCGGCCTGAACCAGCTCCGCCTCGACCTGTCCGTCAGCGACCACCAGGTCACGTTCCCGGACGCGCTCTGGAACTCGGTCCACGCCGACCGCGAGGCGGCGCCACTGCCCGAGCGCCGCTGGCGCCAGAACGTCAACGAGCCGATCCGGCTCAAGGTCATGCAGATGGCCACCAAGCTGGACCGCCTCATCGAAACGCTGCCGGATGGCGACTCGGGCCAACCGCAGGTCGGCGCCAGCCAGCCGCGGGCGGCCGGCGACGCACCGGCCTACGACGCCGCGGCCTTCACCGCGGACCTCGACCTGATCGCCGACAGCCTGACCGAGGCCGGGCTGGCGCCCCTCGCCGAGTCCGGCGCCCTGGCCGACGCCCGCGCGCGCGCCGCCACGTTCGGCTTCCACCTCGCCGCGCTCGACCTCCGCCAGCACAGCGCCCTCCACGAGGCCGCCGTGGCCGACCTCCTGGCCCGCGCCGAGGTCGAGGCGGACTACGCGGCGCTCGACGAGGACGCTCGCATGGCGCTCCTCACCCGCGAGCTGGCCAACCCGCGCCCGTTCATCCGCCTCGGCGGCGAGGTGGGCGAGACCACCGACCGCGTGCTCTCGGCGCTCCGCGTGGCGAAAGCGGCCATCGAGGCCGAGCCCGCCTCCATCGGCAACTACATCATCTCAATGACGGACGCCGTCAGCGACGTGCTGGAGGTGCTGCTGCTGTGCAAGGAGGTCGGCCTGTGGCGGCGGCTGGCCGACGGGACGGTCGTCAGCCCGATCGACGTGGCGCCGCTGCTGGAGACCATCGCCGATCTGGAGGCGGGCCCGGCGCTGCTCACCGCGCTGTTCCAGAACGAGGTCTACGCCGCCCACCTCGCCGCGCGCGGCGGGATGCAGGAGGTCATGCTCGGCTACTCCGACTCCAACAAGGACGGCGGCTACTGGCAGGCCAACTGGTCGCTCCACAAGGCCCAGGGCGCCATCGCAGAGACGTGCCGCGCCCACGACGTGGACCTGCGCTTCTTCCACGGCCGCGGCGGGACGGTCGGCCGCGGCGGCGGGCGCGCGGGGCAGGCCATCCGCGCCATGCCGCCGGTCGCCCAGACCGGGCGCATCCGGTTCACGGAGCAGGGCGAGGTCATCTCGTTCCGCTACGCGCTGCCCGGCATCGCGCGGCGCCACCTGGAGCAGATCGTCCACGCCCAGCTCGGCGCCCTCGCCGACGCCCAGCGACGGCCCGACACGGCGGCGGCGCCCTCCGATGGGGCGCACGCGCTCATGGAACGCCTCGCCGACCGCTCGATGGTCGCCTACCGCGACCTCATCGACGACGAGCTGTTCTGGCCGTGGTACGCCGCGGCCACGCCCATCGCTCACATCGCCGGGCTGTCCATCGCCTCCCGGCCGATCTCGCGCAAGGGCGTCGGCGAGCTGGACTTCGCGGGCCTGCGCGCCATCCCGTGGGTGTTCTCGTGGACGCAGCCGCGCTACACCGCACCCGGCTGGTACGGCGTCGGCACGGCGCTGGCGGACGCGATCACGGGCGACGACCTGGCGCTGCTGCGGGAGCTCCAGGACGAGTGGCCCTTCTTCCAGGCCATCACGGGCAACGCGCTCCGCGAGATGGCCCGCGCGCGGATGGTCGTCGGGCGCCGCTACAGCGCGCTCGCCGAGCACGCCGGCGCCAGCGCGGCTCCCTTCCAGTCGGTCGAGGCCGAGTTCTCGAAGGCCGAGACGGCGCTCCTGCGCGTCGCCCGGCGCGATACGCTCCTCGACCCGACCCGTGCCATCGCGGCCACCATTCGCTACCGCAACCCGGCCACCGACGTGCTCAACCTCGTCCAACTGGACCTGATGCGCCGCTGGCGGGCCACCGATGCGCCGTCCGACGACCTCCGGCAGGCGCTCCTGCTCTCCGTCAACGCCATCGCCGCGGCGATGCAGTCGACAGGGTGA